One Chiloscyllium punctatum isolate Juve2018m chromosome 19, sChiPun1.3, whole genome shotgun sequence genomic window carries:
- the pex12 gene encoding peroxisome assembly protein 12: MAERGAHLTGGLSASPGRPSVFEVVAQDTLMSAVRPAAHHASKVLAESNPSRYGFLWRWFDEIYVLLDVLLQHHYLSRTSASFSENFYSLKRIPLGSGHGLWRLASRGLPRTQHWRSLLVLIAVPYVKVKLDKLFARLQEEDDYAIHLPASSWKRLYKAFLAAYPFVNMSWEALFLIYRLLYVFEKTQFHSPLLRVAGVRLGNLTPADIQDLEKRSSSISNRSASESVVGKLTSFLAKAMGGVTVSLSTGISVGVFFLQFLEWWYSSENQETIKSLSSLPTPPPPVHFDKLTNESLPRLKTVCPLCNKIRTNDTALATSGYVFCYRCAYSYVKRHQRCPVTGYPSELQHLVKLYSPEA; this comes from the exons ATGGCGGAGCGCGGGGCCCATTTGACGGGCGGCCTCTCGGCGAGTCCGGGCCGACCGTCCGTCTTCGAGGTGGTTGCCCAGGACACACTGATGTCGGCAGTGAGGCCGGCCGCGCACCACGCCAGCAAG GTGCTTGCAGAATCCAACCCCAGTCGCTATGGGTTTCTATGGCGATGGTTCGATGAAATCTACGTGCTGCTGGACGTTCTGCTTCAGCATCATTATCTGTCCAGGACCAGTGCTTCCTTCTCTGAGAACTTTTATAGTCTGAAAAGAATTCCATTGGGTAGTGGTCATGGACTATGGAGGTTAGCCAGCCGTGGGCTCCCAAGGACCCAGCACTGGCGATCCCTCCTCGTGCTAATAGCTGTTCCATATGTAAAAGTCAAATTGGACAAACTGTTTGCTCGGCTGCAAGAGGAGGATGACTATGCCATACACCTCCCAGCGTCCTCTTGGAAGCGTCTTTACAAGGCCTTCCTTGCAGCCTATCCCTTTGTGAACATGAGTTGGGAGGCTTTGTTCCTTATCTACCGGCTCTTGTATGTCTTCGAGAAAACACAGTTCCACTCACCACTGCTGCGAGTGGCAGGGGTCCGTTTGGGGAACCTGACCCCTGCAGATATTCAGGACCTTGAGAAAAGATCCTCTTCCATCAGCAACCGCTCAGCCAGTGAAAG TGTGGTTGGAAAGCTGACTTCCTTTCTTGCTAAAGCGATGGGGGGTGTGACAGTGTCCCTGTCGACTGGTATATCTGTGGGTGTCTTTTTCCTGCAGTTTCTCGAATGGTGGTATTCATCTGAAAACCAGGAGACGATTAaatccctctcctccctcccaacccctcccccaccagtGCACTTTGACAAGCTAACTAATGAGTCTTTACCTAGACTGAAGACTGTATGTCCTTTGTGCAACAAGATTCGGACAAATGACACAGCCTTGGCAACCTCTGGATATGTTTTTTGTTACCGATGTGCTTACAGCTACGTAAAACGCCATCAGCGATGTCCTGTGACAGGCTACCCTTCTGAACTGCAGCATCTAGTTAAACTTTACTCTCCAGAAGCATAA